The genomic DNA TGAATATATCAAATTTTTGAGGTAAAAAGCCTGATATGTACCTTCCCATGCATTCCCTCAATAGCTTTCTGTGATTCCTCCTCAGTCGCATAATGGATGAAAGCAAACCCTCTTGGCCTATTAGCTATTTTATCCATCACCAGATTGACTGAAAGTAAGAGGAAATCTTTTAAGAAACCAAATATTTATATACAAACTGGAACAAACCAGTTTAATGAAGGGCAGCATGTGAACATTTGTGGTTCTCACCGTCTACAAGTTGACCAAAGTTCTGGAAAGCCTTTCGTAAACTCTCTTCAGTAGTGCGAAAAGAGAGGCCTGTATGAAATACGCAATAAATTACAACATAGTCAACCCCCCCTTCCCTAGCGGGTGGCATGAAGTAGCAGAGAAATCACAACCAATAAAGAAAGGCATCAATGTAAATTGGTCCTtagaaattttcaattcagTACCATGGATAAAACCTTTCTTAAGCTCTCTCGTCCAATAGAACTGACTAAAATTAAGCAGCAAGTGTGAAGTATCCATACCACATAGCACAGGACATGgctatacatatatgcatatgtgCACGCAGCACTGAGGATCCAACAGAATTGAATTCAACAATGCAGCCACAGACTTTGAAACAAACTCAATGACCCCCCAACACCCTCCCCACCCCCCCCCAAGTGTAAtaatgaatataattttttttttttaattattattatttttttattttttattttataaacttaAATGCTCAGTTATGTTATTTAtactaaaacaataaaaatgatttgGAGCAGTAAACAAGCAAGTGAATTGAAAAAGGTCACCAAGACCAGAAAATGTTGGAGTTTATGTTCATGTGTGTGAATGGTTAAAGTCTCACATCCAATTGTAGTCACACAAGAGTGAGCAGTTGATATAATATAGTGGGCTCAAGTAAAaagttttaaactttttggattGAGGAAGTAACCCAACATGTTATATCAATACCTCGCTTAATTAGAGACAACCCCATGATTCATAAATTGGTAAACTCTCATGTTTCTACCCATCTTCCCCATTACCCCGTATTAGAATGCAAAGCTCTCTCCGCTTTCAGTTCAATTTTtgcaacaattaaaaaaatttgatcagAAGCACTGCCAAATCCAATGGACCAAAACCAAGAAACTGATACATATACATAGGTATATGTGAAAGAGTGTGGGGAAGCTAGCTAACCACTGACGTAGAGCTTTGTAGACCCAGTGTTGGGTGAAGAGGAGGCGGACGAAGATGAAGGAAGATACGCCAACACGGAGGAGCCACCATGTCTGACAGACAACCAAGAAAATCGCCTCCCTTTGTTACTGCTACGAACACTACAAAGGCAAGTACGAGGAAGTGATTGTTGTGTGGGTGTTTTATTGGAGGAGAGGAGGATTGGAGCATTTGGGATTCTCAGAACAGCGCCACTCGCTCCCATTTTAGCCCCCAAATTCATCATCGAACAGAGTCCGACGAGTATCTTCTTATCCCCCAACTCGTTACTAGTTTGTagcatttgtcttttttttaaaataaaataaataaaacttcataAACCCCTCGATTCCATTGACTTCTATTGTTTTGGCATTACTTTTAAGTGTagcaaacttttaatttctctcaaatactcaaTTACtctattttattaggatttttcgttaatttttatcaaaatgtcTATGAAGTCTGAACTACTATGCAATTTAAAACGacccttaaattttaaattctctcaatttcactcctcaaactttcaatttgatgcaatgtaccctatctatcaatttttatattaaacaGTCGGTTGATGAAATGATCTTTATACTATTGAAAacttttctaaattttcaaatttaccctttaaGTTCAAATTTCAACCCAGCCGTAAGTCAACGGACCCATGCGGGTTTAGTCGCGACCCAttgttcaaaataaaaaaattaaaaaaaataaaataaataaaataaaaaaacgaatattcaagggtaatttggtctttttaattgttttcgTTATGggttaatgtaaaaaaaaaaaattgacgaaattagtaaattgcatcaaattaaaagttcgatagataaaattgagagtttaaGAAATTTGGAAGAGTCTTCTTTAAATGCGTAGTAATTCGAAGGTCCTTGTGAACTTTCTCCAAATTATAATATTCTGCTAATTGGGGCCTAAtaacttaaattttgatttttttttttcttttatcatgaatTGCGTACGGATATTTCAGTTTAATTGATGCCAAATTCTACTGTAGTTGGCGGAATTGATAAAGAAATAGGAGGTTCTTATTCGTCATTTACTCCTCTATTAATTGAACTTCCAAAACCAAGTGCAGAAAAAACAACATACACCTCCGTCACATCTATTTCGCATCTGTTTACGAATccttaaaagagaaaaacaattaCTACATACTTGAAAcactctcttctcttttctcgTCTTCGATATTTTGTTGGACTTAGTAGGGGATTTTTGATCCCCTGAAATTCTTAggagaattttagtttctgaaatttcagatctaagccattcattttcatttaaaaaccaTTATTCTGTCACGTGTCtcaatattaataaaataataaaataatgatgattattaatatcattagtATCATTaaaagtttattattattttattagtagtgagacaTATGACAGAATAATGACTCTTAAATGAAAATTGATggcttaaatttaaaattttagaaactaaaatttttttaagaatttcaggAGATCCGGATCCCTTAGTAGGTGCATGCTGCTAGTTACTCAAGATGAGGAATTTTCCTACTCTTGGAAAAGtagttttgatttgttttctctgttttgattGAATTTTCTAGCTATTGGAAAAAGTgcttttggtttgttttctttgttttggttgtCTGCCTCCTAGGATCCTGAGATTTTAATATCCCATTTAAGATCTCAGAATTCTCATTTGAGAAAGATCTCATTTAAGCAATTGGTGTTGTGCGGTGcgattctttttaaattttcatacTCACTGAGACAGTTGTATAATGCTTAGAACTTGGTTGTTTTTAATGTAAGCCTAGAATGCCAAAGTTGTCAATCAATCAAGTTCACTACTTGGTTCAAGTGGACAATAATCTGATTGTCTACCTAAAATAATCCCCTTTTTTCTCCTACCTTTTCTAGATACTCTTCTCAAATCTTTACCATTCAAAAAGGTTAAAACAATCATTTTaccatcaaacaaaaaattcttctattcAGGTTAGTGACTTAGAAAATATTTGGTGTATTATTATTGATGTAGAGAGGCAGGTTAAGTTGGCGCGATCCACAAATGCATTGACATGGAAGAGAGGGTTAGGAATGTATggccttttaagttttttttaagtaacaagTTAATCCATACATCTCCAAAATTTAAGGTACAAAATATTCTTGTaagaagtttcaaaattttctaaaacaagTGTTTTGGGTacatttgttaatgtgttttgtgaggtattttttgtttttagtttaaaaatgtgttttttttttttggacatgtccacaCATGAAAATTGTGTGGAAGTATTTTCTGATAAGGTCCATCTTTTACaaaatgttttgtatatagTACATTTACTTATTTCGAGAAACccaatcatttaattaaaaacaatatgGATAGTTAAACCTAGGTTACAATGTCACTATCTTCTCGATTTCTCTATTTGCACAATGACATTTCCAGAGAATGAAGCACCATTTATGTACAACAAttgcaaaacaaaagtaaatctTTCCAGTGATAGCTAGATCCACCTAGACTTGCATCATTTGTCTCATCTACAGCACCAATTACactgtaaaacaaaaatattttacaggtgaaaaaaaaaaaaataacacataaGTTCACAATATAGTAAGTAAAATCACCAACAATAGATAACACATGCAGTAAGCCCAACAGTAATGAcaattattgaaaatatatgtttataaaatatgcacaaaattgcattttgatatatatatatatatatgccaattaaaataatttacctGGATTTATATGAATGGAACACttaaaaatgtgtaaatattGCCATATATCATCGCTTGCCATGCTTCCTTGTTAACCTACTAAGTGAGCCCCTTGATGACCATGACCACATGAcaggggaaaacaaaaaaaaacacattagcAACACAACCAACTTAATTAATGatcaaagaaactttttttcttttcttttttcaacaaatcatatccaaataatattttttattttaacaaattcaaacaatttattcagaaaaatgtattttaccTTGTCCGAAGTTGTACCATTTTTTTGATTTTgcctctaatgtttaaaaatttgcaatatactCCAACCAAgcttctaaaattttcaatttagtcactccattaataatttttgttcGACCCTAAGGAGCCAAATGGAGGTGGGcgaaaataaaaacaatgatGAAACTTAGGAGGGTAAActgtattttttcttaatttatttataccTGCATTTTTGGGGAACTGTCCATGAGGATGGTGTTGATGCCTTCGTACTTTGGGGCAGTGACATAAATTTGGTCCAATTGTCCAACAAGATTCTAAGGTCATAAACTTTGTTGTCAAGACCAACGCAACAGTTTGCATGCATTGTGCAAACAAGGTTAAAATCTCTACTGGGCTCACAGAAGCCACCAAAGTAAGCAGTATCAAGGAACCTCATTTTGAGACCAATCTCCTTGATGAAAGGATCGCCCTTGATCTCATTAAGCACATCTTGATCATGTTTGCCTGGATATGCTTCTCTGGACTCGTACCAAAACTTGTAAAATTTAATCGTCCGATTATTTGACTTTAAATAGTTGAATCCTCCATTTGGGCGGTTGTTTACATCATAAGAGTTCCCAAAGAATTGATCACAAGCAATTTGGAAATCAGCATCTAAATAAAAACGTTGAAATGGGTCTTGAAGCCACATCACATCAGCATCCTGGTAATCAAATTAAGTAAACAAATTTGtcaaattataatataaaaccCACTTCCTCATTTACCCTTTCAAGCAAATAGACTTTGGAGAAATTGTTTGAGGTACTACAAGATTTCCTCACAAACCGAATTGACAATTCATAATTGCCCTAATGATTAAGGTCAGTTTGTAAGGATATTTGTAATAAAAGCTGTAGTGCATCATATATGTTGCCACATATTGTAATAAAATCTAAATCATATAATAGATCCTCTCTATTTCCTTAGAGATTGAGATACCCTagaattttccttaaatttgagattatcaaattcataaattacaGTCGTATAtctcatctaagcgtctaaaataaatCATGTTTCAGAATTTAACGAGAAAACTATTAAGTGATAGAAATTTAATAAGGTAGATTCCTCGTTAAATTATGGAACATAGCTTATTTTAGAGGTTTAGAGGAAATGGTCagctgaaatttatgaatttgagaatttcaaatttaaaaggaattCTCTAAAACATGTACACATAGATTGTCATGTCatgcaaaaatttcaaaagacgTAACACCATGTACAtcattaaatacaacaaaatcgAATTTCACCTACATGGAGAaggatcatttccatttcatttggaACCGATTAGttacttttgagttttgaggggcaaaattgactaaaaaaaaagtaatattacaATTTTGCCCCTCAATTTTTAACTTACCAGTTCCATTCTATttcaacctaaatctataactacaactcttttacaacttgttgaCCCAGAATATGATTAGAATATATTCAAAAATTCATTTGATGCCAAACACAGTAACGTTACCCGAAAATTTAAATAGTTGACACAATTAAAGATAAGAGAGAGTACCGTGAAAACAAAGTTGTAGCCCATCTCAAGGATAGAAGCCAAAAGATGAATTCTTGCCCACATCATGTGTAAGTATGTTGGAGTCATGAACAAAGCCTCACTTGTGAAATTGTCTCCTAATTTAGAGCTGTCGAGATAATAGCAATGAGGGTGTAAATATAAGCAACGAGCATATGCCTTTTGGTCCAAGCAAATTACGACCAAATTATTCAAAAGCCTCTGCGTTCCATTCCCAATACGAAAACTCTCGAGAAAGAGATCAAACATAGACTTGGGTTCTGCCCACGCGTCATTTAGAGTTGTCAAGATGACGGTTCCATCCACCATGGATGCTTTTCTAAGAACTCTATCCAAATCAACTTTTGCCTGGCactgtaaaaataaaatatgggaaatgaattagaaaaaattaatgtgttttCGTATGGTAATTAGAGTTTCACTTTTCAAATTTTGCTATAAAACGTATGTGGATTTTACATAATTGTCAGTTCTAAACGTCGCGTGTCGGGTTCAATTGTCGTGTCAAGGTATAGATATAAGACTTACATAAATAAACTCTAATTAACCtgactcatttaatttaaatgagttAGAATCATCAATCTTAATCTCTTAAGTTTGTGTCAAGTCATGGATTATGTCAAACACTGTCAACTCTTTTAAAGACTAATCAAGTGAGAGCACAGTTTTAATCCAAGCATCCATTAATGGTCATTGTTGTATGtattgtaataataaaaaaataaaaaaaatttaaaaaataaaataaaataaaaacacgtAAGTTCAGGCTTCTTGAAACTCCAATTAAACGTGGAACATATTGATTCAACTAGGCCATCCTTCAAATTAATTGCTCTTCGACTTCTCACATGGGTCATGGCCCCATATCAAAGCAACACCACTAGTATGACACTAAGGGGCTCCTATGGGGTAGGTCAAGATGGAGGGATAGTGGGGAAAGGAAACATAGGGGTAGGAAAGAGAGGAAAGGTAAAGAGTAATGTCCTACTATTACGCAACAGGCAATTGGAATTATCCGATCTAATAGTGCAGTCACCAAATTGCACGTTAGGAATGGTAACAATCACGCCTGAAATTAAGTTCAGTTGGGGTGGTTGACCGATTGGGTCGACAGACTCCACACCACTCATGAgaaagagatatgctatagtgcaataaaagattattttttaattataaaagtcttaggtgatAAGCAGTTATAGGCTCATCAGTGGGTGGGGTTACAGCAACTATGGAGGGAGCCCATAACCTCTTgtcacctaagacttttatagGTTAAAAATAATGACCTCTGTCACCTAAAATTTTTATgggtcaaaaataattttttttattccactATAACATTTCTCCATCATAAATTAGTCATTATTTGAAATGTCACGTCACACTACCACATCATAAAGCATTACCAATTGCCATAGTCTATGTACAAACATGAATAATTTGTATGCATGCACAACATGCGCAACCACACGAGTGGCCTCCACATCAAGAAGGAGACAAATTCTATAAAAGATTCCGAATGTTCTTTTAACTATTCTCCTCTAATGGGTCATGACACAAGTGGGTTGGAGATAGGATTAAGACTTATCTTTATACCAATTATGACACGAAACTTTAACTCTACTATTTATGTTTAAAATGGTCGAATAAATTTCGTGTTCAAATTGTATTA from Corylus avellana chromosome ca6, CavTom2PMs-1.0 includes the following:
- the LOC132184460 gene encoding organelle RRM domain-containing protein 6, chloroplastic-like isoform X1, with the translated sequence MMNLGAKMGASGAVLRIPNAPILLSSNKTPTQQSLPRTCLCSVRSSNKGRRFSWLSVRHGGSSVLAYLPSSSSASSSPNTGSTKLYVSGLSFRTTEESLRKAFQNFGQLVDVNLVMDKIANRPRGFAFIHYATEEESQKAIEGMHGKFLDGRVIFVEVAKSRSELHQGLKQNRRQF
- the LOC132184460 gene encoding organelle RRM domain-containing protein 2, mitochondrial-like isoform X2 → MMNLGAKMGASGAVLRIPNAPILLSSNKTPTQQSLPRTCLCSVRSSNKGRRFSWLSVRHGGSSVLAYLPSSSSASSSPNTGSTKLYVSGLSFRTTEESLRKAFQNFGQLVDVNLVMDKIANRPRGFAFIHYATEEESQKAIEGMHGKVIFVLKDDDSCKLFAQKLSSYCCLFLYPS
- the LOC132184737 gene encoding uncharacterized protein At4g15970-like, with translation MSNSAADPGNDSKPSYSGGNDVHRVVNRVVKVMLLLGGAAVLIGLLLYNSAYPFRFLPGSYNRAAASPSPCQAKVDLDRVLRKASMVDGTVILTTLNDAWAEPKSMFDLFLESFRIGNGTQRLLNNLVVICLDQKAYARCLYLHPHCYYLDSSKLGDNFTSEALFMTPTYLHMMWARIHLLASILEMGYNFVFTDADVMWLQDPFQRFYLDADFQIACDQFFGNSYDVNNRPNGGFNYLKSNNRTIKFYKFWYESREAYPGKHDQDVLNEIKGDPFIKEIGLKMRFLDTAYFGGFCEPSRDFNLVCTMHANCCVGLDNKVYDLRILLDNWTKFMSLPQSTKASTPSSWTVPQKCRGSLSRLTRKHGKR